The nucleotide sequence TCGATGTTGCAGAATACCTTTGTCATCAAGGCGAGTCGCCGACTCTCAATAAAGATTTATTTACTAAAGAATGGGGCATCGATCTTACCAATGGCCACTCTGGTGGCATAGTACCGGCACAACCTTCAGCAAGTCCAAGGCAGGTGTTTTTGTTACAACGAAAGGCTACTAAAGTAGGTAAAAACCTCGGCAAAACAACTGGCTGGATCCATAGAGCTAGCCTCAAACACAAAGGCGTAAGCAGCCTTAACAATGTAAAATATCTGAAAATTGACGATCAAGGTTTGCATATAAGTATTGATGACAAGCAACAAGTACTTGAAGTTGACCATATAGTTTTGTGCGCCGGGCAAACACCGAATAAACAGCTATTAAACGAGCTAACCGCCGCAGGCTATAACAGGCCGATACATGTCATCGGTGGTGCCGATGTTGCGGCGGAACTTGATGCTAAAAGAGCAATAAATCAAGCCGCATGGCTAGCAGCGGAAATATAGTACCAATATGTTCGACATCACGATGATTGGTAGCAGTATATTTGAGTTTTGGGGACAACCCAAGTGGGGCCAATTAAGGATTTCAAATTGTGCCGTTCGAAGCACTCAGTCTGAAGATTGGTTAAATTATGATTTAACCAATTTACCAGCGTCAAACCACATTCTTGTTTACTGTGGCAGTAACGACCTTATCTTTGATAAATCAGCAACGCAAATTATCGGTAACGTTTGCACACTGCTCGATAAGCTCGCCGAACATTTTCCAAATGCTCGATTGGGATACTTTTCGATTATGTTGTGCCCACAAAAATCTCAAGCCAAGCAATTGCAAATCATTAACGATATTAACCAACAAATAGCGAACTATTGTCATTATAAATATGACTATTTTGATTTTAATGACTTTATCGATAATGACGATAAATGGTTTGTAGAAGACGGCCTTCATTTAACCGAACAAGCTTATACGATGTTGAATGAAAAGCTAACACCAATCCTGACCCAGTGGGCCAAACAAAATTCAAAAGCAACTAAATTCAACGATAACTAACACGAGAGTAGACCAATGAATCACTTATTTTCTATCGATAACAAAGTAGCCATAGTTACAGGCGGCTCTCGTGGTATCGGAAAAATGATCAGTCAAGGTCTAGTAGAACAAGGTTGTAAGGTCTACATTACGGCTCGTAATCAAACCGAACTTGAGGCTACAGCTAACGAACTTAACGAGTTGGCAGGTAAGCAATTATGTCTTCCAATTCATGCCGATTTGTCGACAATGCAAGGCATAATGACGTTTGTTGAAGCGATTAAAACGAAAGAGAAGAAAATTGATATCTTAATTAATAATGCCGGCGCTACTTGGGGTGCGCAATACTCTGAATTTCCGGAAGTTGGTTGGGATAAAGTAATGAACCTTAATGCAAAGGCACCGTTTTTTGTGACTCAACAATTACTTGATGTCTTGGCTGAGTCAGCAACTGCAGAAGAGCCCGCTAGAGTAATCAACATAGCTTCAATAAATGCATTCAACAATCCAAGAATGACAAATTATTCTTATGCTGCGAGCAAAGCGGCAGTTGTACAATTAACCCGGCATTTAGCAGCGGATCTAGTTGATAAAAATATTAATATCAATGCAATTGCACCAGGATTTTTTCTTAGCAAAATGACTGAATATTCGATTGAAAATAAAGACCAACAAACATTCGTCAAAAATATGGTACCCAAAGGTCGATTAGGCAATAAAGATGACATCTGTGGTGCGGTTATTTATTTGTCGTCAAAAGCATCAAATTGGATGACGGGACATACCTTAGTACTCGACGGCGGTGTTATTGCTGCTAGCGGATTTGGTGAATACGGTGACTTTATTTAAGTGACTTTTGTTTAAGTGACTTAAATAAAGTTTCGCAGCCCGCTTTAAAATGCCATACAGGCTGCAATAATTCTAATTTAAACCTGCTTTAGGTTATTAATTGCTATTGGGGTAAATGCTTTTCCATTCATTTTTCATATCTACTACTGTCCAACCAAGCTCCTTGGCCATATCTAAACCTTTACTTAAATGGCCGATTTTTGACTTTCGATCGTATGCCCACTCTCGTTTTTCATCGGTATGATGAATAATCATACCTAAACGAGCGCCTTGACCGGAAGTTGTATATTGCAGCATCTGAATATCGCCATCTGAATTACCAAAAGCAGCAATTGGGCGTTTGCCAATATGATTGCTTATGCCAATAACTTTATTGTGTTTATTGTTATAAAAGCTCATTTCTGGGTAACGAACAATGACTCTCTTACCATCAACTTCTTCGTACTTAGTTACCATAATTGTGCCGACGATTTGCTCTGCGGGGATGCCGTAGACAAGATCTGACCAGGCCCTAATAAACTCAATGCCTCCACCAGATACAATGTAATTTTTAAAGTCATTTACTTTTAAGTAGTTAATCAACTCCAACATTGGTTGATATATCATCTCACTAAACTTTTTTTTGCTTACCGGATGTGTCGCACGACCCATCCACTCTTTCACAATTTCAGTGTATTGTTCATTAGTCATGCCAGCATTCGCTGCCATGACAATATCCATTACAGCATCGTCACCAGCACTAAGAGCCCCTTTAATATCTCCCTTTAATATCAAAGAGAAAGGTTGCTTGGTTTTCCATTCAGGGTATTTTTCCGCAAGCACATGGATACGCTCTATGGCAAACATAAGCTGTGCGTATAAAGGTTGCTCTGCCCACAATGTACCGTCATTATCAAACGTTGCAATGCGATCACCTTTAGCCACAAAATCCGGATTTTCAGGGTCGGTAACACGTTCAACAAAGTTAATGATTGTTTGTTTACTAACTCCGTCATTCCATGATGGCAATGGATCTTTCGCTACCGCAGACCAGTTAAAAGTAAACACTAAACTAAGCCATATAACAGC is from Thalassotalea crassostreae and encodes:
- a CDS encoding SDR family NAD(P)-dependent oxidoreductase; this translates as MNHLFSIDNKVAIVTGGSRGIGKMISQGLVEQGCKVYITARNQTELEATANELNELAGKQLCLPIHADLSTMQGIMTFVEAIKTKEKKIDILINNAGATWGAQYSEFPEVGWDKVMNLNAKAPFFVTQQLLDVLAESATAEEPARVINIASINAFNNPRMTNYSYAASKAAVVQLTRHLAADLVDKNININAIAPGFFLSKMTEYSIENKDQQTFVKNMVPKGRLGNKDDICGAVIYLSSKASNWMTGHTLVLDGGVIAASGFGEYGDFI
- a CDS encoding GDSL-type esterase/lipase family protein; translation: MFDITMIGSSIFEFWGQPKWGQLRISNCAVRSTQSEDWLNYDLTNLPASNHILVYCGSNDLIFDKSATQIIGNVCTLLDKLAEHFPNARLGYFSIMLCPQKSQAKQLQIINDINQQIANYCHYKYDYFDFNDFIDNDDKWFVEDGLHLTEQAYTMLNEKLTPILTQWAKQNSKATKFNDN
- a CDS encoding HAD family hydrolase — encoded protein: MQKNKYIRAVIWLSLVFTFNWSAVAKDPLPSWNDGVSKQTIINFVERVTDPENPDFVAKGDRIATFDNDGTLWAEQPLYAQLMFAIERIHVLAEKYPEWKTKQPFSLILKGDIKGALSAGDDAVMDIVMAANAGMTNEQYTEIVKEWMGRATHPVSKKKFSEMIYQPMLELINYLKVNDFKNYIVSGGGIEFIRAWSDLVYGIPAEQIVGTIMVTKYEEVDGKRVIVRYPEMSFYNNKHNKVIGISNHIGKRPIAAFGNSDGDIQMLQYTTSGQGARLGMIIHHTDEKREWAYDRKSKIGHLSKGLDMAKELGWTVVDMKNEWKSIYPNSN